One stretch of Mangifera indica cultivar Alphonso chromosome 9, CATAS_Mindica_2.1, whole genome shotgun sequence DNA includes these proteins:
- the LOC123225022 gene encoding FHA domain-containing protein PS1-like isoform X1, whose translation MAKNEQERKIPVFTVIKNGAILKNIFVINKPPPPSPSILAVENEENPAQEDDDDGEEILMVGRHPDCHIMLTHPSISRFHLQIHSKPSSQNLSVVDLLSVHGTWVSEKKIEPCFPVELTEGDTLKIGGSTRVYRLHWIPLSQAYDMDNPFVWPLVVPVAEEKEEENQVEKHQGLNSFSIKEFEQAEEKKSLVIKEKEGICQDEISISVYDKPSQSLDWILEGTASLFQDERSELTPETQIPFSGTVAIDSACLVRSNMSVPEEQIIDKENQIPCHGSVIEFIPETENSVSSLRSGKKFKILANFVDSLLDSKQQKLPDKTENQSPLQEGNELRNTEQSANSSLVLGGVLSEINSEQANKENETLLSLLRQPSEAEMQEKSSMDKNPSLLLGLNSGCSTEEGFPEAQLFEAGNHSPREELEQREMPNFCSSSFEEESVNSSLPVGEVFTEITESKNNQTPQSLLYPKGFKDQENYEISPPISNRTSSHSIWSRRGKPASVLQIQTGRSRGKTKGHDKADVELLRQEDIENKSISKTLFDGFEEKEEEIFTPNKENFSPNTLLLKSLKRKGKLEEVKPSRSYRKSSSKVPISPKIQLAEDLDFSSEKENQTPKVLQEQKLAGHASRNQGNLKEERVIIKKIQPEGDLIFSSDKENQTPKVLQEKKLAEHAFRNQVNLEDERVIMKKRAERMPFQSLVANCSGGWRTRASLSNATTRSSHSVNFSQTMKVTNSSSSIGERRRSWAMVVDATTLLDKESRKSLQLLQGLKTTQLIIPRMGNISNYKFIRELDCLKRRGSLFRRTTEVSSVLEWIEECMVKTKWWIHIQNSVEEGRAVALTPPASPKSLFSEGSSGSFPCGTKSCGVFSAATSFTEIVSPTAEDHILDCALLFRKMKNDGQLVLLCNDVTLKIKAMAEGIICETAQEFRESLVNPFSKRFLWADSSPRGLTWSVFDDTVLRERYTRGPLKNGGDGAKGLKLILLHNSHYAQKSSSVR comes from the exons ATGGCTAAAAACGAACAAGAGAGAAAAATCCCAGTCTTCACGGTCATAAAGAACGGCGCCATTCTCAAGAACATCTTCGTCATCAACAAACCCCCACCACCATCACCCTCTATCTTGGCCGTCGAAAATGAAGAAAACCCAGCtcaagaagatgatgatgatggggaGGAAATCTTGATGGTTGGTCGACACCCGGATTGCCACATCATGTTAACTCACCCCAGTATCAGTAGATTTCACCTCCAGATTCACTCTAAACCTTCTTCACAGAACCTGTCTGTCGTCGATTTATTGTCTG TGCATGGGACATGGGTTTCCGAGAAAAAGATCGAACCTTGTTTTCCGGTGGAGCTGACTGAGGGAGATACTTTAAAGATTGGTGGGTCAACTAGGGTCTATAGGCTGCATTGGATTCCTTTAAGCCAAGCATACGACATGGATAACCCGTTTGTATGGCCCTTGGTTGTGCCCGTCgcagaagagaaagaagaggaaaatcAAGTGGAAAAGCATCAG GGtttgaattctttttcaattaaagaattCGAACAAGCTGAAGAGAAAAAGTCATTGgtgattaaagaaaaagaaggaatatGTCAG GATGAGATTTCTATTTCAGTTTATGATAAACCAAGTCAATCTCTGGATTGGATTTTGGAGGGGACTGCTTCCTTGTTTCAAGATGAGAGATCAGAGTTGACTCCAGAAACACAAATCCCATTTTCTGGGACAGTAGCAATAGATTCGGCTTGTCTAGTTAGGAGCAATATGTCGGTGCCTGAAGAGCAGATAATTGATAAAGAGAATCAGATCCCATGTCATGGTTCTGTGATAGAATTTATACCAGAAACTGAGAATTCAGTGAGTTCCCTGAGATCTggtaaaaaattcaagattttGGCTAACTTTGTTGATTCACTTTTGgattcaaaacaacaaaaattaccTGATAAAACTGAAAACCAAAGTCCACTGCAAGAAGGCAATGAATTGAGGAATACTGAACAGTCTGCAAATTCTTCTTTGGTTTTAGGGGGAGTTCTATCAGAGATCAATTCTGAACAGGCCAACAAAGAAAATGAGACCCTGCTGTCACTCCTTAGGCAACCATCTGAGGCAGAAATGCAAGAGAAGTCTTCGATGGACAAAAACCCGAGTTTGTTATTGGGTTTAAACTCTGGATGTTCTACTGAAGAAGGCTTCCCAGAAGCTCAATTGTTTGAAGCTGGAAACCATAGCCCAAGGGAAGAACTTGAACAGAGGGAAATGCCAAACTTTTGTTCTTCTAGTTTTGAAGAGGAGTCTGTGAACTCATCTTTGCCAGTTGGGGAAGTATTTACTGAGATTACAGAGAGCAAAAACAACCAGACTCCACAATCTCTGCTTTATCCTAAAGGATTTAAAGATCAGGAAAACTATGAAATTTCTCCACCGATATCAAATAGAACTAGCTCACATAGCATTTGGTCAAGAAGAGGTAAACCAGCTAGTGTTCTACAGATTCAAACTGGTAGAAGCAGAGGAAAGACAAAGGGTCACGATAAGGCTGATGTAGAATTGCTGAGACAAGAGgatattgaaaataaatcaatttcaaaGACACTTTTTGATGGTTTTgaagagaaggaagaagaaatctTTACTCCAAACAAGGAGAATTTCTCCCCAAATACTCTTCTACTAAAGTCCTTGAAAAGGAAGGGTAAGCTGGAAGAAGTTAAGCCTTCCAGGTCTTACAGAAAATCCTCCTCAAAGGTTCCTATTAGCCCCAAAATCCAGCTAGCAGAAGACTTGGATTTTTCTTCAGAAAAAGAGAACCAGACGCCAAAAGTTCTCCAAGAGCAGAAATTAGCAGGACATGCCTCCAGAAATCAAGGGAACTTGAAAGAGGAGAGGgtgataataaagaaaattcagCCAGAAGGAGACTTGATTTTTTCCTCAGACAAAGAGAACCAGACACCAAAAGTTCTCCAAGAGAAGAAATTAGCAGAACATGCTTTTAGAAATCAAGTGAACTTGGAAGATGAGAGAGTGATAATGAAGAAAAGAGCAGAAAGGATGCCATTTCAGTCCCTTGTGGCAAACTGTTCAGGTGGTTGGAGAACAAGAGCCTCACTCTCTAATGCCACAACAAGAAGTAGTCATTCTGTCAATTTTTCTCAAACAATGAAGGTCACTAATTCCTCATCATCCATTGGAGAAAGAAGGAGAAGCTGGGCCATGGTAGTGGATGCCACGACTCTTCTAGACAAGGAGTCAAGGAAATCATTACAGCTTTTACAAGGTCTCAAGACGACTCAATTGATCATTCCAAGAATGggtaatatatcaaattataaat TCATAAGGGAACTAGATTGTTTGAAACGCCGTGGTAGTCTATTCAGAAGAACAACTGAGGTTTCTTCAGTGTTGGAATGGATTGAAGAGTGTATGGTGAAAACAAAGTGGTGGATTCACATTCAGAACTCAGTGGAGGAGGGAAGAGCAGTTGCACTAACCCCTCCTGCTTCGCCCAAGTCCTTGTTCAGTGAAGGGAGTAGTGGGAGTTTTCCTTGTGGGACTAAAAGCTGCGGGGTATTTTCTGCGGCTACAAGTTTTACCGAAATTGTTTCACCAACGGCAGAAGACCATATCCTTGATTGTGCTCTTCTCTtcaggaaaatgaaaaatgacGGACAACTAGTCCTGCTTTGCAATGATGTCACTCTGAAGATCAAAGCCATGGCAGag GGTATTATCTGTGAAACCGCTCAAGAATTCCGTGAGAGTCTTGTGAACCCCTTCTCCAAGAGGTTCTTGTGGGCAGACAGCTCTCCTAGAGGACTTACATGGTCAGTTTTTGATGACACGGTTTTGAGAGAGAGGTACACCCGTGGCCCTTTGAAGAATGGAGGAGATGGTGCAAAAGGTTTGAAGCTCATTCTGCTCCATAACTCTCATTATGCACAGAAGAGTAGCTCAGTCAGATAG
- the LOC123225022 gene encoding FHA domain-containing protein PS1-like isoform X3, with amino-acid sequence MAKNEQERKIPVFTVIKNGAILKNIFVINKPPPPSPSILAVENEENPAQEDDDDGEEILMVGRHPDCHIMLTHPSISRFHLQIHSKPSSQNLSVVDLLSVHGTWVSEKKIEPCFPVELTEGDTLKIGGSTRVYRLHWIPLSQAYDMDNPFVWPLVVPVAEEKEEENQVEKHQGLNSFSIKEFEQAEEKKSLVIKEKEGICQDEISISVYDKPSQSLDWILEGTASLFQDERSELTPETQIPFSGTVAIDSACLVRSNMSVPEEQIIDKENQIPCHGSVIEFIPETENSVSSLRSGKKFKILANFVDSLLDSKQQKLPDKTENQSPLQEGNELRNTEQSANSSLVLGGVLSEINSEQANKENETLLSLLRQPSEAEMQEKSSMDKNPSLLLGLNSGCSTEEGFPEAQLFEAGNHSPREELEQREMPNFCSSSFEEESVNSSLPVGEVFTEITESKNNQTPQSLLYPKGFKDQENYEISPPISNRTSSHSIWSRRGKPASVLQIQTGRSRGKTKGHDKADVELLRQEDIENKSISKTLFDGFEEKEEEIFTPNKENFSPNTLLLKSLKRKGKLEEVKPSRSYRKSSSKVPISPKIQLAEDLDFSSEKENQTPKVLQEQKLAGHASRNQGNLKEERVIIKKIQPEGDLIFSSDKENQTPKVLQEKKLAEHAFRNQVNLEDERVIMKKRAERMPFQSLVANCSGGWRTRASLSNATTRSSHSVNFSQTMKVTNSSSSIGERRRSWAMVVDATTLLDKESRKSLQLLQVIRELDCLKRRGSLFRRTTEVSSVLEWIEECMVKTKWWIHIQNSVEEGRAVALTPPASPKSLFSEGSSGSFPCGTKSCGVFSAATSFTEIVSPTAEDHILDCALLFRKMKNDGQLVLLCNDVTLKIKAMAEGIICETAQEFRESLVNPFSKRFLWADSSPRGLTWSVFDDTVLRERYTRGPLKNGGDGAKGLKLILLHNSHYAQKSSSVR; translated from the exons ATGGCTAAAAACGAACAAGAGAGAAAAATCCCAGTCTTCACGGTCATAAAGAACGGCGCCATTCTCAAGAACATCTTCGTCATCAACAAACCCCCACCACCATCACCCTCTATCTTGGCCGTCGAAAATGAAGAAAACCCAGCtcaagaagatgatgatgatggggaGGAAATCTTGATGGTTGGTCGACACCCGGATTGCCACATCATGTTAACTCACCCCAGTATCAGTAGATTTCACCTCCAGATTCACTCTAAACCTTCTTCACAGAACCTGTCTGTCGTCGATTTATTGTCTG TGCATGGGACATGGGTTTCCGAGAAAAAGATCGAACCTTGTTTTCCGGTGGAGCTGACTGAGGGAGATACTTTAAAGATTGGTGGGTCAACTAGGGTCTATAGGCTGCATTGGATTCCTTTAAGCCAAGCATACGACATGGATAACCCGTTTGTATGGCCCTTGGTTGTGCCCGTCgcagaagagaaagaagaggaaaatcAAGTGGAAAAGCATCAG GGtttgaattctttttcaattaaagaattCGAACAAGCTGAAGAGAAAAAGTCATTGgtgattaaagaaaaagaaggaatatGTCAG GATGAGATTTCTATTTCAGTTTATGATAAACCAAGTCAATCTCTGGATTGGATTTTGGAGGGGACTGCTTCCTTGTTTCAAGATGAGAGATCAGAGTTGACTCCAGAAACACAAATCCCATTTTCTGGGACAGTAGCAATAGATTCGGCTTGTCTAGTTAGGAGCAATATGTCGGTGCCTGAAGAGCAGATAATTGATAAAGAGAATCAGATCCCATGTCATGGTTCTGTGATAGAATTTATACCAGAAACTGAGAATTCAGTGAGTTCCCTGAGATCTggtaaaaaattcaagattttGGCTAACTTTGTTGATTCACTTTTGgattcaaaacaacaaaaattaccTGATAAAACTGAAAACCAAAGTCCACTGCAAGAAGGCAATGAATTGAGGAATACTGAACAGTCTGCAAATTCTTCTTTGGTTTTAGGGGGAGTTCTATCAGAGATCAATTCTGAACAGGCCAACAAAGAAAATGAGACCCTGCTGTCACTCCTTAGGCAACCATCTGAGGCAGAAATGCAAGAGAAGTCTTCGATGGACAAAAACCCGAGTTTGTTATTGGGTTTAAACTCTGGATGTTCTACTGAAGAAGGCTTCCCAGAAGCTCAATTGTTTGAAGCTGGAAACCATAGCCCAAGGGAAGAACTTGAACAGAGGGAAATGCCAAACTTTTGTTCTTCTAGTTTTGAAGAGGAGTCTGTGAACTCATCTTTGCCAGTTGGGGAAGTATTTACTGAGATTACAGAGAGCAAAAACAACCAGACTCCACAATCTCTGCTTTATCCTAAAGGATTTAAAGATCAGGAAAACTATGAAATTTCTCCACCGATATCAAATAGAACTAGCTCACATAGCATTTGGTCAAGAAGAGGTAAACCAGCTAGTGTTCTACAGATTCAAACTGGTAGAAGCAGAGGAAAGACAAAGGGTCACGATAAGGCTGATGTAGAATTGCTGAGACAAGAGgatattgaaaataaatcaatttcaaaGACACTTTTTGATGGTTTTgaagagaaggaagaagaaatctTTACTCCAAACAAGGAGAATTTCTCCCCAAATACTCTTCTACTAAAGTCCTTGAAAAGGAAGGGTAAGCTGGAAGAAGTTAAGCCTTCCAGGTCTTACAGAAAATCCTCCTCAAAGGTTCCTATTAGCCCCAAAATCCAGCTAGCAGAAGACTTGGATTTTTCTTCAGAAAAAGAGAACCAGACGCCAAAAGTTCTCCAAGAGCAGAAATTAGCAGGACATGCCTCCAGAAATCAAGGGAACTTGAAAGAGGAGAGGgtgataataaagaaaattcagCCAGAAGGAGACTTGATTTTTTCCTCAGACAAAGAGAACCAGACACCAAAAGTTCTCCAAGAGAAGAAATTAGCAGAACATGCTTTTAGAAATCAAGTGAACTTGGAAGATGAGAGAGTGATAATGAAGAAAAGAGCAGAAAGGATGCCATTTCAGTCCCTTGTGGCAAACTGTTCAGGTGGTTGGAGAACAAGAGCCTCACTCTCTAATGCCACAACAAGAAGTAGTCATTCTGTCAATTTTTCTCAAACAATGAAGGTCACTAATTCCTCATCATCCATTGGAGAAAGAAGGAGAAGCTGGGCCATGGTAGTGGATGCCACGACTCTTCTAGACAAGGAGTCAAGGAAATCATTACAGCTTTTACAAG TCATAAGGGAACTAGATTGTTTGAAACGCCGTGGTAGTCTATTCAGAAGAACAACTGAGGTTTCTTCAGTGTTGGAATGGATTGAAGAGTGTATGGTGAAAACAAAGTGGTGGATTCACATTCAGAACTCAGTGGAGGAGGGAAGAGCAGTTGCACTAACCCCTCCTGCTTCGCCCAAGTCCTTGTTCAGTGAAGGGAGTAGTGGGAGTTTTCCTTGTGGGACTAAAAGCTGCGGGGTATTTTCTGCGGCTACAAGTTTTACCGAAATTGTTTCACCAACGGCAGAAGACCATATCCTTGATTGTGCTCTTCTCTtcaggaaaatgaaaaatgacGGACAACTAGTCCTGCTTTGCAATGATGTCACTCTGAAGATCAAAGCCATGGCAGag GGTATTATCTGTGAAACCGCTCAAGAATTCCGTGAGAGTCTTGTGAACCCCTTCTCCAAGAGGTTCTTGTGGGCAGACAGCTCTCCTAGAGGACTTACATGGTCAGTTTTTGATGACACGGTTTTGAGAGAGAGGTACACCCGTGGCCCTTTGAAGAATGGAGGAGATGGTGCAAAAGGTTTGAAGCTCATTCTGCTCCATAACTCTCATTATGCACAGAAGAGTAGCTCAGTCAGATAG
- the LOC123225022 gene encoding FHA domain-containing protein PS1-like isoform X4, with the protein MAKNEQERKIPVFTVIKNGAILKNIFVINKPPPPSPSILAVENEENPAQEDDDDGEEILMVGRHPDCHIMLTHPSISRFHLQIHSKPSSQNLSVVDLLSVHGTWVSEKKIEPCFPVELTEGDTLKIGGSTRVYRLHWIPLSQAYDMDNPFVWPLVVPVAEEKEEENQVEKHQGLNSFSIKEFEQAEEKKSLVIKEKEGICQDEISISVYDKPSQSLDWILEGTASLFQDERSELTPETQIPFSGTVAIDSACLVRSNMSVPEEQIIDKENQIPCHGSVIEFIPETENSVSSLRSGGVLSEINSEQANKENETLLSLLRQPSEAEMQEKSSMDKNPSLLLGLNSGCSTEEGFPEAQLFEAGNHSPREELEQREMPNFCSSSFEEESVNSSLPVGEVFTEITESKNNQTPQSLLYPKGFKDQENYEISPPISNRTSSHSIWSRRGKPASVLQIQTGRSRGKTKGHDKADVELLRQEDIENKSISKTLFDGFEEKEEEIFTPNKENFSPNTLLLKSLKRKGKLEEVKPSRSYRKSSSKVPISPKIQLAEDLDFSSEKENQTPKVLQEQKLAGHASRNQGNLKEERVIIKKIQPEGDLIFSSDKENQTPKVLQEKKLAEHAFRNQVNLEDERVIMKKRAERMPFQSLVANCSGGWRTRASLSNATTRSSHSVNFSQTMKVTNSSSSIGERRRSWAMVVDATTLLDKESRKSLQLLQGLKTTQLIIPRMGNISNYKFIRELDCLKRRGSLFRRTTEVSSVLEWIEECMVKTKWWIHIQNSVEEGRAVALTPPASPKSLFSEGSSGSFPCGTKSCGVFSAATSFTEIVSPTAEDHILDCALLFRKMKNDGQLVLLCNDVTLKIKAMAEGIICETAQEFRESLVNPFSKRFLWADSSPRGLTWSVFDDTVLRERYTRGPLKNGGDGAKGLKLILLHNSHYAQKSSSVR; encoded by the exons ATGGCTAAAAACGAACAAGAGAGAAAAATCCCAGTCTTCACGGTCATAAAGAACGGCGCCATTCTCAAGAACATCTTCGTCATCAACAAACCCCCACCACCATCACCCTCTATCTTGGCCGTCGAAAATGAAGAAAACCCAGCtcaagaagatgatgatgatggggaGGAAATCTTGATGGTTGGTCGACACCCGGATTGCCACATCATGTTAACTCACCCCAGTATCAGTAGATTTCACCTCCAGATTCACTCTAAACCTTCTTCACAGAACCTGTCTGTCGTCGATTTATTGTCTG TGCATGGGACATGGGTTTCCGAGAAAAAGATCGAACCTTGTTTTCCGGTGGAGCTGACTGAGGGAGATACTTTAAAGATTGGTGGGTCAACTAGGGTCTATAGGCTGCATTGGATTCCTTTAAGCCAAGCATACGACATGGATAACCCGTTTGTATGGCCCTTGGTTGTGCCCGTCgcagaagagaaagaagaggaaaatcAAGTGGAAAAGCATCAG GGtttgaattctttttcaattaaagaattCGAACAAGCTGAAGAGAAAAAGTCATTGgtgattaaagaaaaagaaggaatatGTCAG GATGAGATTTCTATTTCAGTTTATGATAAACCAAGTCAATCTCTGGATTGGATTTTGGAGGGGACTGCTTCCTTGTTTCAAGATGAGAGATCAGAGTTGACTCCAGAAACACAAATCCCATTTTCTGGGACAGTAGCAATAGATTCGGCTTGTCTAGTTAGGAGCAATATGTCGGTGCCTGAAGAGCAGATAATTGATAAAGAGAATCAGATCCCATGTCATGGTTCTGTGATAGAATTTATACCAGAAACTGAGAATTCAGTGAGTTCCCTGAGATCTg GGGGAGTTCTATCAGAGATCAATTCTGAACAGGCCAACAAAGAAAATGAGACCCTGCTGTCACTCCTTAGGCAACCATCTGAGGCAGAAATGCAAGAGAAGTCTTCGATGGACAAAAACCCGAGTTTGTTATTGGGTTTAAACTCTGGATGTTCTACTGAAGAAGGCTTCCCAGAAGCTCAATTGTTTGAAGCTGGAAACCATAGCCCAAGGGAAGAACTTGAACAGAGGGAAATGCCAAACTTTTGTTCTTCTAGTTTTGAAGAGGAGTCTGTGAACTCATCTTTGCCAGTTGGGGAAGTATTTACTGAGATTACAGAGAGCAAAAACAACCAGACTCCACAATCTCTGCTTTATCCTAAAGGATTTAAAGATCAGGAAAACTATGAAATTTCTCCACCGATATCAAATAGAACTAGCTCACATAGCATTTGGTCAAGAAGAGGTAAACCAGCTAGTGTTCTACAGATTCAAACTGGTAGAAGCAGAGGAAAGACAAAGGGTCACGATAAGGCTGATGTAGAATTGCTGAGACAAGAGgatattgaaaataaatcaatttcaaaGACACTTTTTGATGGTTTTgaagagaaggaagaagaaatctTTACTCCAAACAAGGAGAATTTCTCCCCAAATACTCTTCTACTAAAGTCCTTGAAAAGGAAGGGTAAGCTGGAAGAAGTTAAGCCTTCCAGGTCTTACAGAAAATCCTCCTCAAAGGTTCCTATTAGCCCCAAAATCCAGCTAGCAGAAGACTTGGATTTTTCTTCAGAAAAAGAGAACCAGACGCCAAAAGTTCTCCAAGAGCAGAAATTAGCAGGACATGCCTCCAGAAATCAAGGGAACTTGAAAGAGGAGAGGgtgataataaagaaaattcagCCAGAAGGAGACTTGATTTTTTCCTCAGACAAAGAGAACCAGACACCAAAAGTTCTCCAAGAGAAGAAATTAGCAGAACATGCTTTTAGAAATCAAGTGAACTTGGAAGATGAGAGAGTGATAATGAAGAAAAGAGCAGAAAGGATGCCATTTCAGTCCCTTGTGGCAAACTGTTCAGGTGGTTGGAGAACAAGAGCCTCACTCTCTAATGCCACAACAAGAAGTAGTCATTCTGTCAATTTTTCTCAAACAATGAAGGTCACTAATTCCTCATCATCCATTGGAGAAAGAAGGAGAAGCTGGGCCATGGTAGTGGATGCCACGACTCTTCTAGACAAGGAGTCAAGGAAATCATTACAGCTTTTACAAGGTCTCAAGACGACTCAATTGATCATTCCAAGAATGggtaatatatcaaattataaat TCATAAGGGAACTAGATTGTTTGAAACGCCGTGGTAGTCTATTCAGAAGAACAACTGAGGTTTCTTCAGTGTTGGAATGGATTGAAGAGTGTATGGTGAAAACAAAGTGGTGGATTCACATTCAGAACTCAGTGGAGGAGGGAAGAGCAGTTGCACTAACCCCTCCTGCTTCGCCCAAGTCCTTGTTCAGTGAAGGGAGTAGTGGGAGTTTTCCTTGTGGGACTAAAAGCTGCGGGGTATTTTCTGCGGCTACAAGTTTTACCGAAATTGTTTCACCAACGGCAGAAGACCATATCCTTGATTGTGCTCTTCTCTtcaggaaaatgaaaaatgacGGACAACTAGTCCTGCTTTGCAATGATGTCACTCTGAAGATCAAAGCCATGGCAGag GGTATTATCTGTGAAACCGCTCAAGAATTCCGTGAGAGTCTTGTGAACCCCTTCTCCAAGAGGTTCTTGTGGGCAGACAGCTCTCCTAGAGGACTTACATGGTCAGTTTTTGATGACACGGTTTTGAGAGAGAGGTACACCCGTGGCCCTTTGAAGAATGGAGGAGATGGTGCAAAAGGTTTGAAGCTCATTCTGCTCCATAACTCTCATTATGCACAGAAGAGTAGCTCAGTCAGATAG